Proteins from one Salarias fasciatus chromosome 14, fSalaFa1.1, whole genome shotgun sequence genomic window:
- the alkbh8 gene encoding alkylated DNA repair protein alkB homolog 8 isoform X1 → MDCVVDSNVKVSRKSKEEKKVFKKQLKASHTLLRHEGISTASQPTKSLVVANGGLGNGVSREELSSVLKEMGEVEALVMPPHKPYAFVTYRSEESARKAHIHLNGQKLQSGENSVMLYLSYINSVSQEEEASVPLPDGLVLLEDFVSPEEEALLLAAIDWSSADNDVTAQKALKHRRVKHYGFEFRYDNNNVDKDKPLPAGLPVACLAVLQRCVSERHIDMMPDQLTVNQYESGQGIPPHVDTHSAFEDTIMSLSLGSKTVMDFRHPDGRCVPVVLPGRSLLVMKGESRYLWTHGITPRKFDMVPARDPQSPAQTATDPGTQSQLTLSKRGTRTSFTFRKIRHKPCRCAFPSACDSQGAPPAPSPPSPPALPSCHSDAARLEEEYVHRVYEAIAPHFSSTRHSPWPRVCHFLSSLPPGGVLADVGCGNGKYLAVNPEVTAVGCDRSAALVQICAERGFHAFVSDALNVPLRTASCDACISIAVIHHFSTEERRLEAVKELVRLLKPGGRALIYVWAFEQEYNKQKSKYLKDFKKEHHGKSSPTVNAPEESQEPHGKSPCHASTHSEESNEPTQDVHAAAGKLSVHTNRTAFNTQDLLVPWHLKAGKKQDGGESRDGEKKRERKEKSEETRGQTCSNDATLRSDSKTGPSLSSSSAVKSESENGAAPVFHRFYHVFQQGELEQLCGLVAGAKVQSSYHDQGNWCVVLEKH, encoded by the exons ATGGACTGTGTTGTGGATAGCAACGTGAAAGTCTCCAGAAAGagtaaagaggagaaaaaagtctttaaaaagcaGTTAAAAGCCAGCCACACTTTGCTGAGGCATGAAGGCATCAGCACGGCGTCACAGCCAACAAAG AGTTTGGTTGTGGCTAATGGTGGCCTTGGCAATGGCGTGAGTCGAGAGGAGCTTTCTTCAGTGCTGAAGGAGATGGGGGAGGTGGAAGCTCTGGTCATGCCTCCTCACAAGCCTTATGCATTTGTCACATACAG GTCGGAAGAGAGTGCTCGGAAAGCTCATATCCACCTTAACGGGCAGAAACTGCAATCTGGGGAGAACAGCGTCATGCTGTATCTCAGTTACATCAACTCAG TGAGTCAAGAAGAGGAGGCGTCTGTCCCTCTGCCGGATGGTTTAGTTTTGTTGGAGGATTTCGTGTCTCCAGAGGAAGAAGCTCTGCTGCTTGCTGCTATTGACTGGTCATCCGCTGATAATGATGTAACTG CTCAAAAAGCTCTGAAGCACAGAAGGGTCAAACACTACGGCTTTGAATTTCGCTACGACAACAACAATGTGGATAAAGACAAGCCGTTACCAGCAG GCCTTCCTGTGGCGTGTTTAGCTGTGCTGCAGCGTTGTGTGAGTGAGCGACACATCGACATGATGCCAGACCAGCTGACTGTCAATCAGTATGAGTCTGGACAGG GTATCCCACCTCATGTGGACACTCACTCTGCCTTTGAGGACACCATCATGTCTCTGAGTCTCGGGTCAAAG ACGGTGATGGATTTCCGTCACCCTGACGGTCGCTGTGTTCCTGTGGTGCTGCCCGGGCGGAGCCTCCTGGTGATGAAGGGAGAGAGCAGATACCTGTGGACACATGG GATCACTCCCAGAAAGTTTGACATGGTACCGGCTCGCGACCCACAATCCCCTGCTCAAACAGCGACTGACCCGGGGACCCAAAGCCAGCTCACACTGAGCAAGAGAGGCACCCGCACTTCTTTCACTTTCCGAAAAATCAGGCACAAACCCTGCCGCTGTG cGTTCCCCTCTGCATGCGACAGTCAGGGCGCTCCACCGGCACCTTCcccaccgtctcctcctgcaCTTCCCAGTTGCCATAGCGACGCGGCCCGTCTGGAGGAGGAGTACGTGCATCGGGTGTACGAGGCCATCGCTCCCCACTTCAGCAGCACTCGCCACTCCCCCTGGCCCCGCGtctgccacttcctgtcctcgcTTCCGCCCGGCGGCGTGCTGGCCGACGTGGGCTGCGGCAACGGCAAATACCTGGCCGTGAACCCGGAGGTGACGGCG gTGGGATGTGATCGCAGCGCCGCTCTCGTACAGATCTGTGCAGAGAGAGGCTTTCATGCGTTTGTGTCTGATGCTCTCAACGTGCCGCTGCGGACCGCCTCCTGTGACGCCTGCATCTCCATCGCTGTCATCCACCATTTTTCCACGGAG GAACGTCGGCTGGAAGCAGTCAAGGAGCTGGTGCGGCTTCTGAAGCCTGGAGGTCGAGCCCTCATCTACGTCTGGGCTTTTGAACAAGAGTACAACAAGCAAAAGTCCAAATACCTCAAAGACTTCAAGAAAGAGCATCATGGGAAGAGCAGTCCCACTGTTAACGCGCCAGAGGAAAGCCAGGAGCCTCATGGGAAATCACCGTGCCATGCCAGCACACACTCGGAAGAGTCCAATGAGCCGACTCAGGACGTGCACGCAGCTGCTGGCAAGCTGAGCGTGCACACCAACCGCACAGCCTTCAACACCCAGGACCTCCTGGTGCCCTGGCATCTGAAAGCAGGGAAAAAGCAAGACGGGGGAGAATCAAGAGACGGTGAGAAGAAGCGTGAAAGAAAGGAGAAGTCCGAAGAGACCCGGGGTCAGACCTGCTCTAACGATGCCACGCTAAGATCTGACTCTAAGACCGGCCCGAGTCTGAGTTCCAGCTCAGCCGTAAAGTCAGAGTCGGAGAACGGAGCAGCTCCAGTCTTCCACCGGTTTTACCACGTcttccagcagggggagctagAGCAGCTGTGTGGCCTGGTGGCAGGAGCCAAAGTGCAGAGCAGCTACCATGATCAAGGGAACTGGTGTGTGGTGTTGGAGAAgcactga
- the alkbh8 gene encoding alkylated DNA repair protein alkB homolog 8 isoform X2, whose translation MGEVEALVMPPHKPYAFVTYRSEESARKAHIHLNGQKLQSGENSVMLYLSYINSVSQEEEASVPLPDGLVLLEDFVSPEEEALLLAAIDWSSADNDVTAQKALKHRRVKHYGFEFRYDNNNVDKDKPLPAGLPVACLAVLQRCVSERHIDMMPDQLTVNQYESGQGIPPHVDTHSAFEDTIMSLSLGSKTVMDFRHPDGRCVPVVLPGRSLLVMKGESRYLWTHGITPRKFDMVPARDPQSPAQTATDPGTQSQLTLSKRGTRTSFTFRKIRHKPCRCAFPSACDSQGAPPAPSPPSPPALPSCHSDAARLEEEYVHRVYEAIAPHFSSTRHSPWPRVCHFLSSLPPGGVLADVGCGNGKYLAVNPEVTAVGCDRSAALVQICAERGFHAFVSDALNVPLRTASCDACISIAVIHHFSTEERRLEAVKELVRLLKPGGRALIYVWAFEQEYNKQKSKYLKDFKKEHHGKSSPTVNAPEESQEPHGKSPCHASTHSEESNEPTQDVHAAAGKLSVHTNRTAFNTQDLLVPWHLKAGKKQDGGESRDGEKKRERKEKSEETRGQTCSNDATLRSDSKTGPSLSSSSAVKSESENGAAPVFHRFYHVFQQGELEQLCGLVAGAKVQSSYHDQGNWCVVLEKH comes from the exons ATGGGGGAGGTGGAAGCTCTGGTCATGCCTCCTCACAAGCCTTATGCATTTGTCACATACAG GTCGGAAGAGAGTGCTCGGAAAGCTCATATCCACCTTAACGGGCAGAAACTGCAATCTGGGGAGAACAGCGTCATGCTGTATCTCAGTTACATCAACTCAG TGAGTCAAGAAGAGGAGGCGTCTGTCCCTCTGCCGGATGGTTTAGTTTTGTTGGAGGATTTCGTGTCTCCAGAGGAAGAAGCTCTGCTGCTTGCTGCTATTGACTGGTCATCCGCTGATAATGATGTAACTG CTCAAAAAGCTCTGAAGCACAGAAGGGTCAAACACTACGGCTTTGAATTTCGCTACGACAACAACAATGTGGATAAAGACAAGCCGTTACCAGCAG GCCTTCCTGTGGCGTGTTTAGCTGTGCTGCAGCGTTGTGTGAGTGAGCGACACATCGACATGATGCCAGACCAGCTGACTGTCAATCAGTATGAGTCTGGACAGG GTATCCCACCTCATGTGGACACTCACTCTGCCTTTGAGGACACCATCATGTCTCTGAGTCTCGGGTCAAAG ACGGTGATGGATTTCCGTCACCCTGACGGTCGCTGTGTTCCTGTGGTGCTGCCCGGGCGGAGCCTCCTGGTGATGAAGGGAGAGAGCAGATACCTGTGGACACATGG GATCACTCCCAGAAAGTTTGACATGGTACCGGCTCGCGACCCACAATCCCCTGCTCAAACAGCGACTGACCCGGGGACCCAAAGCCAGCTCACACTGAGCAAGAGAGGCACCCGCACTTCTTTCACTTTCCGAAAAATCAGGCACAAACCCTGCCGCTGTG cGTTCCCCTCTGCATGCGACAGTCAGGGCGCTCCACCGGCACCTTCcccaccgtctcctcctgcaCTTCCCAGTTGCCATAGCGACGCGGCCCGTCTGGAGGAGGAGTACGTGCATCGGGTGTACGAGGCCATCGCTCCCCACTTCAGCAGCACTCGCCACTCCCCCTGGCCCCGCGtctgccacttcctgtcctcgcTTCCGCCCGGCGGCGTGCTGGCCGACGTGGGCTGCGGCAACGGCAAATACCTGGCCGTGAACCCGGAGGTGACGGCG gTGGGATGTGATCGCAGCGCCGCTCTCGTACAGATCTGTGCAGAGAGAGGCTTTCATGCGTTTGTGTCTGATGCTCTCAACGTGCCGCTGCGGACCGCCTCCTGTGACGCCTGCATCTCCATCGCTGTCATCCACCATTTTTCCACGGAG GAACGTCGGCTGGAAGCAGTCAAGGAGCTGGTGCGGCTTCTGAAGCCTGGAGGTCGAGCCCTCATCTACGTCTGGGCTTTTGAACAAGAGTACAACAAGCAAAAGTCCAAATACCTCAAAGACTTCAAGAAAGAGCATCATGGGAAGAGCAGTCCCACTGTTAACGCGCCAGAGGAAAGCCAGGAGCCTCATGGGAAATCACCGTGCCATGCCAGCACACACTCGGAAGAGTCCAATGAGCCGACTCAGGACGTGCACGCAGCTGCTGGCAAGCTGAGCGTGCACACCAACCGCACAGCCTTCAACACCCAGGACCTCCTGGTGCCCTGGCATCTGAAAGCAGGGAAAAAGCAAGACGGGGGAGAATCAAGAGACGGTGAGAAGAAGCGTGAAAGAAAGGAGAAGTCCGAAGAGACCCGGGGTCAGACCTGCTCTAACGATGCCACGCTAAGATCTGACTCTAAGACCGGCCCGAGTCTGAGTTCCAGCTCAGCCGTAAAGTCAGAGTCGGAGAACGGAGCAGCTCCAGTCTTCCACCGGTTTTACCACGTcttccagcagggggagctagAGCAGCTGTGTGGCCTGGTGGCAGGAGCCAAAGTGCAGAGCAGCTACCATGATCAAGGGAACTGGTGTGTGGTGTTGGAGAAgcactga